From Pseudomonas sp. stari2:
GTCAATGGCGCGTTGAAGACATCAACCGCAGCCTGGGCTTGTACTACATCAACCTGGCCGAAAAAGCCGAGAAGAAAGACGAGAAGCCTGGTTTCTTCAGCAGCCTGTTCGGCAGTGCGCCGACCAAGGAAGAAGTTGAAGCCCGTGCCGAGCGTTATCAGGTTCGCCTGAGCAAGGTTGGCGATAACGTTCAGGTCACCGTCGAGAAAAACATCAACACCGTTGCGCCGGCTGATGTGGCTCGCAAAGTGTTGAGCGTGATTCAGGACAATCTGGGCTGATCCAATGCGTTTTGCCGTTCTCGGCAGCGGTAGCCAAGGGAACGGCACGCTGATCGCCAGTGCTGATACGTATGTGCTGGTGGATTGTGGTTTTTCCCTGCGAGAAACCGAAAAACGTCTGTTGCGCCTGGGTGTGAGCCCGGCGCAACTGAGCGCGATACTCGTGACCCACGAACATGCCGACCACGTGCATGGCGTGGGTTTGCTGTCTCGGCGCTACAATCTGCCGGTCTACCTCAGTCGCGGCACACTGCGCGGGATGCGCAAACCGATTGAACCCGCAGGCTTCGTGGCCGGCGGCGAGCAACTGCAGATCGGAGCTCTGGACATCCGGGTTATTGCCGTGGCCCACGATGCACAGGAACCGACCCAATATGTATTCAGCGATGGTGAGCGGCGTTTCGGCCTGCTGACCGATCTGGGTTCATACTGTGAGCGGGTGCTGGATGGCTATCGGGACCTCGATGCGTTGATGATCGAGTCCAATCATTGCCGAGACATGCTGGCCCGTGGTCATTACCCGTACTTTCTCAAGCAGCGGGTGGGCGGCGAGCTGGGACATTTGAACAACCATCAGGCGGCATTCCTGGTGGCCGAGTTGGGCTGGCAAGGCCTGCAACACCTGGTCCTGGCCCATCTGAGCAGCAAGAACAACCTGCCGCAGCTGGCCCGGCAATGTTTTGTCGACACCCTCGGGTGCGACCCGGACTGGCTGCAACTGGCCGATCAAGATTCAGGGCTCGACTGGCGTCACATCGCCTAGCCCATCTACTTAGCAAGCGGAGCCCATCATGGAAAAACGTGAAGAACTCTACCGCGGCAAAGCCAAATCGGTTTACAAGACCGACGACGCTGACCGCTTGATCCTGCTGTTTCGCAACGACACTTCGGCGTTCGACGGCAAGCGCATCGAGCAGCTCGACCGCAAAGGCATGGTGAACAACAAGTTCAACGCCTTCATCATGCAGAAACTCGAAGCGGCCGGCATTCCGACCCAATTCGACAGACTGCTGGCTGACAACGAAGTCCTGGTGAAAAAACTCGACATGATTCCGGTCGAGTGCGTCGTGCGTAACTACGCCGCCGGCAGCCTGGTCAAGCGTCTGGGCGTCGAGGAGGGCATGAAGCTCAACCCTTACACCTTCGAACTGTTCCTGAAGGACGACGCCAAGGGCGACCCGTTCATCAACGAATCCCACGTCGTGGCGTTCGGCTGGGGCACCGCCGAGCAACTGGCGCGCATGAAAGAACTGTCGCTCAAGGTCAACGAAGTCCTGAGCAAACTGTTCGACGACGCAGGCCTGCTGCTGGTGGACTTCAAGCTTGAATTCGGCGTGTTCAGCGATGGCTCCATCGTCCTGGGCGACGAGTTCAGCCCGGACGGCTGCCGTCTGTGGGACAAGGACACCAAGAAGAAGATGGACAAGGACCGCTTCCGTCAGGGCCTCGGTGACGTCATCGAAGCCTATGAAGAAGTTGCCCACCGTCTGGGCGTACCGCTTTAATCGACGCAAGCATCTGATAGCACGGAGAAAATTTCGAAAGAGGGTTTGCTTTCGATAAAAGTGTTGTTATGATGCGCGCCGTTGGAGAGATGCCAGAGTGGCCGAATGGGACGGATTCGAAATCCGTTGTACCTTCACCGGTACCTAGGGTTCGAATCCCTATCTCTCCGCCATACACAGAAAAAGCCCCGCAGATGAAAATCTACGGGGCTTTTTCGTTTCTGAGAGTTTTTACTCGGATCGTTTATTGACGCATTAGAGTTGGATCTCTAGATCAATACAGACGAGCAACATTCATCGCTTTTCCTGGAAAGCCAACTCTGCCTGCGTGGGATCCTTTCCAACAGGTTTGCGTTAACGCCGTTACTCCCATGACCCTTTATCGCCTGAGCTTTCCAAGTGATTCCATTGAGCTACCATCGTTGGAAAAATGGAGGTTTGTATGAAAAAGGTTTTTTCTGTAGCCGTTATAGCAATCTCGGTAGCGCTTTCAGCGAGCGTTTACGCACGTGGAAGCAGCTTCGGTAGTCATTCCTCGTTCAAGTCCGGCTACTCCAGCGGAAGTCGTTCTGACCATTCGGTTAGTGGGTATACGCGAAGCAATGGAACGTATGTTCGCCCCTCTCATGCTACAAACCCAGACTCCACCAGGAACAATAACTACAGCACCAAGGGCAATGTGAATCCGTACACAGGAAAACCCGGCACTAAACCGCGTGATGGCTTGTAGTTATGAATCTGCCAGAGAAGGCACTTTATTCAATTGTGCTGCTTGTCTTGAGTCTGGGGAGCACGACAATTTTCGCAGATACGTTTGATGGCTACGAATGCACGGATGATTGCTCAGGACATCAGGCTGGGTATGACTGGGCCGAGCAAAAAGGAATTGACGATGAAAATTCCTGTAGCACCCCATCAGAGTCCTTTAACGAAGGTTGTCAGTCGTTTGTCGAAGGAGGCGCCGGCGTTATTTCAACGGACGATGATGGCGATGAAGAAAACGATGATGACGAATGAACGCTCGTGAGAGAGGCCCCGTAGATGCAGGATTACGGGGCTTCCTTATTGCAGAGAAGAGCCAGCTAGTTTCCGGGTGAGGTAACCGTCATTTCGCAGTTTTCGGCGACATCTTCATGGCCTTCGACGAAACCGCCTTCACCACATCATCAACAACCGCCTTACCCATCTCCGTCAAAAAATGTGCAGCCCAGGCATATCGGTCCGTTTCTCTAATGAATGCCGCATCTTCCGCAAGTGCCTTGGCGAGAGCCAGTAGGTCGGAAGCTTGAGCCAGCGCCTGGCTGACAGGCACTCCGGCGCAGACATGAAATAGCGGATTGTCAGAACAATAGAGAAAGGGAGTGGTTCCGGCGGTTTTTTCTTCAGGTGCATCATGCATGTGTAACTCCTTGACTGTGAGGAGCTGCCACTTTCGTTTCCAAGCGAATGGGTGGCAGCTGTACGCAGGTTGGAAACCGGGAGTCAAGGAGACCGGCACGCCCGAGGGCGTCCCACGCACAGCCGCCATAAAGCAAATATACGGGCGTAAGAAAACGCCAGCATTTGTAGGGGCGCTGTTGCGTGACTCGTCGGGTTTCCAAGCCCGGCCGCTGATATGCAGCGACGTCTTGAGAGTATCCCGACGAAATGAGGCCGAACAAGGCGGCAATCAGCCACTTTGCACAGCAATCGTCTGTTCGCACGCAACTCGCAGATTTTGCCTACAACCTCGTTGAGAGTCATCCGATTATTCTGGTGACCGTGCCAAACAGACTCTGAATAACTGCTATAGAAACGCCGCTTTCCTGACTCTGGACAAGCGGCGTTTGCGCACGTTTTTGAGAGTTTTACTTCACGCATCAGCGGTGTGAATCAGAGTCGCTGTGCCCTTGCGCGGTATCATGATGTAATACTATGAATAATAAACAGCTGAGCACCCTCAAAGCCGTATTTTCAAGACCCACTCCAGCTACGTTGGAGTGGGCCCGCATCGAATCTCTGTTCGGAGGGGTGGGCGCGAGAACGATCGAGGGCAATGGATCTCGTGTACGTTTTGAATTGAATGGTGTGGTCGCCACTTTTCACCGACCCCATCCAGATAAAGAAGCAAAGCCCTATCAGGTTCGTGATGCCCGGGCTTTCCTCGAACAAGCAGGAGTCACACCATGAACGTGATGAACTACAACGGCTATGCCGCCCGTATTGAGTACAGTGACGAGGACGGTCTGTTTGTTGGCCACATCGCGGGAATCAAGGATGTTGTGGGTTTTCATGGCGAGTCGGTCAAAGAGCTCCGACAGGCATTTGAAGAGGCAGTCACCGACTATCTGGAAACCTGCGCCAAGCTCGGAAGAGCGCCACAGAAACCTTATTCGGGCAACCTCAGTCTGCGTCTGGCGCCCGCGCTTCACGCGACTGTTGCCGTGAAGGCCCAGCTGGCTCGAAAGAGTATCAATCAGTGGGTCGCTGAAGTGCTTGATCGAGAAGCACACGCCTGAGCCGCGGCTCGTATTCCCAATTAACTGACTAAACTCCTGCATTCCAGCTCATGGGCCGCCATAACTCCGGCGGTCAGCCCCTTCAATGCATGAGGTTCGGTCATGGCAAAGGGAAAGAAGAAAGACTCGCCCAAAGACACCCCCGCAGATCGCCCGAAACTGTCGAGCAAAGACTATCTGGCGGAGTTGCGTCGACTGCACGTTGAGCTCGTCAAACTGCAGGAATGGGTGAGGGCTGAGGGCATCAAGGTCTGTGTAATTTTCGAAGGGCGTGATGG
This genomic window contains:
- a CDS encoding MBL fold metallo-hydrolase, which encodes MRFAVLGSGSQGNGTLIASADTYVLVDCGFSLRETEKRLLRLGVSPAQLSAILVTHEHADHVHGVGLLSRRYNLPVYLSRGTLRGMRKPIEPAGFVAGGEQLQIGALDIRVIAVAHDAQEPTQYVFSDGERRFGLLTDLGSYCERVLDGYRDLDALMIESNHCRDMLARGHYPYFLKQRVGGELGHLNNHQAAFLVAELGWQGLQHLVLAHLSSKNNLPQLARQCFVDTLGCDPDWLQLADQDSGLDWRHIA
- the purC gene encoding phosphoribosylaminoimidazolesuccinocarboxamide synthase, with product MEKREELYRGKAKSVYKTDDADRLILLFRNDTSAFDGKRIEQLDRKGMVNNKFNAFIMQKLEAAGIPTQFDRLLADNEVLVKKLDMIPVECVVRNYAAGSLVKRLGVEEGMKLNPYTFELFLKDDAKGDPFINESHVVAFGWGTAEQLARMKELSLKVNEVLSKLFDDAGLLLVDFKLEFGVFSDGSIVLGDEFSPDGCRLWDKDTKKKMDKDRFRQGLGDVIEAYEEVAHRLGVPL
- a CDS encoding DUF3077 domain-containing protein; translated protein: MHDAPEEKTAGTTPFLYCSDNPLFHVCAGVPVSQALAQASDLLALAKALAEDAAFIRETDRYAWAAHFLTEMGKAVVDDVVKAVSSKAMKMSPKTAK
- a CDS encoding type II toxin-antitoxin system HicA family toxin; translation: MNNKQLSTLKAVFSRPTPATLEWARIESLFGGVGARTIEGNGSRVRFELNGVVATFHRPHPDKEAKPYQVRDARAFLEQAGVTP
- a CDS encoding type II toxin-antitoxin system HicB family antitoxin, encoding MNVMNYNGYAARIEYSDEDGLFVGHIAGIKDVVGFHGESVKELRQAFEEAVTDYLETCAKLGRAPQKPYSGNLSLRLAPALHATVAVKAQLARKSINQWVAEVLDREAHA